A single Epinephelus lanceolatus isolate andai-2023 chromosome 22, ASM4190304v1, whole genome shotgun sequence DNA region contains:
- the dlg4b gene encoding disks large homolog 4 isoform X2, giving the protein MDCLCIVTTKKYRYQDDETPPIDPSPGHMTHGRSTELSHAHLDGYTHPAALTMNGSEGELEYEEITLERGNSGLGFSIAGGTDNPHIGDDPSIFITKIIPGGAAAQDGRLRVNDSIVFVNDVDVREVTHSIAVEALKEAGPVVRLYVLRRRPPSERITQIKLMKGPKGLGFSIAGGVGNQHVPGDNSIYVTKIIEGGAAHRDGRLQIGDKILAVNQVSLEDILHEDAVVALKNTGEVVYLKVATPTSQYIHPADRYSPPDLTSSYMEPDYMCDYPHALPPPSPRRYSPIPRGMMGEDDYSREPRRVCVQRGSTGLGFNIVGGEDGEGIFISFILAGGPADLSGELRKGDQILSVNGVDLRYATHEQAAAALKNAGQTVTIVAQYRPEEYSRFEAKIHDLREQMMNSSSGSLRANRSFYLRALFDYDKQWDCGVLSQALDFNFGEVLHVMDSADDEWWQARRVNQQGELEEVGYIPSKHRVERKEWSRMKSKGREGFVHSYELITQIEVDYARPVIILGPTKDRVNDDLLSEFPDKFGSCVPHTTRPRRDYEVDGRDYHFVGSREQMERDIQSHRFIEAGQYNNHLYGTSVQSVRQVAEQGKHCILDVSANAVRRLQAAQLHPIAIFIRPRSLENILDLNKRLSEDQARKALDRAIKLEQDFLECFTAIVHGDSFEEVYHLVKAVIEEQSGPYIWVPARDRL; this is encoded by the exons atgaACGGATCAGAAGGAGAGCTGGAGTACGAAGAGATCACTCTGGAGAGG GGGAACTCCGGTCTGGGCTTCAGCATTGCAGGAGGAACCGATAATCCTCACATCGGAGATGACCCGTCCATCTTTATCACCAAGATCATTCCCGGAGGAGCAGCCGCCCAGGACGGACGCCTcag GGTGAATGACAGCATTGTATTTGTTAACGATGTGGATGTCCGCGAGGTCACTCACTCCATCGCCGTGGAGGCACTAAAGGAGGCGGGGCCTGTCGTCAGGCTGTATGTCCTGCGGCGACGCCCACCAAGCGAACGCATCACACAGATCAAACTGATGAAGGGACCTAAAG GTCTGGGCTTCAGTATAGCAGGCGGTGTAGGGAACCAACACGTTCCCGGAGACAACAGCATTTATGTCACCAAGATCATCGAGGGTGGAGCAGCACATCGGGACGGAAGGCTACAGATCGGGGACAAAATATTGGCa GTGAACCAGGTGTCCCTGGAGGACATCCTGCATGAGGATGCCGTGGTAGCCCTGAAGAACACAGGGGAGGTGGTGTACCTGAAGGTGGCTACGCCCACCTCGCAGTACATCCACCCTGCTGATCGGTACAGCCCCCCCGACCTGACCAGCT CCTACATGGAGCCTGACTACATGTGTGATTACCCACATGCCCTCCCTCCTCCGTCACCACGACGATACTCACCTATTCCCCGAGGCATGATGGGAGAGGACGATTACTCCCGGGAGCCCCGCCGGGTCTGCGTCCAGCGGGGGTCCACCGGTCTGGGCTTCAACATCGTGGGTGGAGAAGATGGAGAGGGGATCTTCATCTCCTTCATCCTGGCAGGAGGACCAGCAGACCTGAGCGGAGAGCTCCGGAAGGGAGACCAGATCCTCAGT gtGAACGGTGTGGATCTCAGGTATGCGACACATGaacaggcagcagcagctctgaagaACGCCGGACAGACTGTTACCATCGTAGCACAGTACAGACCTGAAG AGTACAGTCGCTTTGAAGCAAAGATCCATGACCTGAGGGAGCAGATGATGAACAGCTCATCTGGAAGTCTGAGAGCCAACCGCAGCTTCTACCTCAG GGCATTGTTTGACTATGATAAGCAGTGGGACTGTGGCGTCCTATCACAAGCTCTGGACTTTAACTTTGGGGAGGTGCTCCATGTGATGGACAGCGCAGATGATGAGTGGTGGCAGGCCAGACGGGTGAACCAGCAGGGGGAGCTGGAGGAAGTGGGATACATCCCGTCCAAACACAG agtgGAGAGAAAAGAGTGGTCACGCATGAAGAGTAAAG GTCGGGAAGGTTTCGTCCACAGCTACGAGCTCATCACTCAAATTGAAG TGGACTATGCTCGTCCCGTCATCATCCTGGGGCCGACCAAAGACAGAGTCAACGACGACCTGCTCTCCGAGTTCCCCGACAAGTTTGGCTCCTGCGTCCCTC ACACAACTCGCCCTCGGAGGGACTATGAGGTCGACGGGCGGGACTACCACTTTGTGGGGTCACGGGAACAGATGGAGCGAGACATCCAGTCCCATCGCTTCATCGAGGCGGGCCAGTACAACAACCACCTCTACGGGACGTCGGTGCAGAGCGTCAGACAGGTGGCCGAGCAG gggaaacactgcatcCTGGACGTGTCAGCCAACGCAGTGAGGAGGCTGCAGGCGGCTCAGCTTCACCCCATCGCCATCTTCATCAGACCTCGCTCACTGGAGAACATCCT ggatcTGAACAAGCGTCTGTCAGAGGACCAGGCGAGGAAAGCTCTGGATCGAGCCATCAAACTGGAACAAGACTTCCTGGAGTGTTTCACAG CCATCGTGCACGGCGACAGTTTCGAGGAGGTGTACCACCTGGTCAAAGCCGTCATCGAGGAGCAGAGCGGCCCTTATATCTGGGTTCCCGCTCGTGACAGACTCTGA
- the dlg4b gene encoding disks large homolog 4 isoform X3, whose amino-acid sequence MFVSVWYAKKMGRRFINNVRRAKRHRQRMMMNGSEGELEYEEITLERGNSGLGFSIAGGTDNPHIGDDPSIFITKIIPGGAAAQDGRLRVNDSIVFVNDVDVREVTHSIAVEALKEAGPVVRLYVLRRRPPSERITQIKLMKGPKGLGFSIAGGVGNQHVPGDNSIYVTKIIEGGAAHRDGRLQIGDKILAVNQVSLEDILHEDAVVALKNTGEVVYLKVATPTSQYIHPADRYSPPDLTSSYMEPDYMCDYPHALPPPSPRRYSPIPRGMMGEDDYSREPRRVCVQRGSTGLGFNIVGGEDGEGIFISFILAGGPADLSGELRKGDQILSVNGVDLRYATHEQAAAALKNAGQTVTIVAQYRPEEYSRFEAKIHDLREQMMNSSSGSLRANRSFYLRALFDYDKQWDCGVLSQALDFNFGEVLHVMDSADDEWWQARRVNQQGELEEVGYIPSKHRVERKEWSRMKSKGREGFVHSYELITQIEVDYARPVIILGPTKDRVNDDLLSEFPDKFGSCVPHTTRPRRDYEVDGRDYHFVGSREQMERDIQSHRFIEAGQYNNHLYGTSVQSVRQVAEQGKHCILDVSANAVRRLQAAQLHPIAIFIRPRSLENILDLNKRLSEDQARKALDRAIKLEQDFLECFTAIVHGDSFEEVYHLVKAVIEEQSGPYIWVPARDRL is encoded by the exons atgtttGTGTCGGTGTGGTACGCCAAGAAGATGGGAAGACGATTCATCAACAATGTGAGGCGTGCAAAGAGACACAGGCAGAGGATGATG atgaACGGATCAGAAGGAGAGCTGGAGTACGAAGAGATCACTCTGGAGAGG GGGAACTCCGGTCTGGGCTTCAGCATTGCAGGAGGAACCGATAATCCTCACATCGGAGATGACCCGTCCATCTTTATCACCAAGATCATTCCCGGAGGAGCAGCCGCCCAGGACGGACGCCTcag GGTGAATGACAGCATTGTATTTGTTAACGATGTGGATGTCCGCGAGGTCACTCACTCCATCGCCGTGGAGGCACTAAAGGAGGCGGGGCCTGTCGTCAGGCTGTATGTCCTGCGGCGACGCCCACCAAGCGAACGCATCACACAGATCAAACTGATGAAGGGACCTAAAG GTCTGGGCTTCAGTATAGCAGGCGGTGTAGGGAACCAACACGTTCCCGGAGACAACAGCATTTATGTCACCAAGATCATCGAGGGTGGAGCAGCACATCGGGACGGAAGGCTACAGATCGGGGACAAAATATTGGCa GTGAACCAGGTGTCCCTGGAGGACATCCTGCATGAGGATGCCGTGGTAGCCCTGAAGAACACAGGGGAGGTGGTGTACCTGAAGGTGGCTACGCCCACCTCGCAGTACATCCACCCTGCTGATCGGTACAGCCCCCCCGACCTGACCAGCT CCTACATGGAGCCTGACTACATGTGTGATTACCCACATGCCCTCCCTCCTCCGTCACCACGACGATACTCACCTATTCCCCGAGGCATGATGGGAGAGGACGATTACTCCCGGGAGCCCCGCCGGGTCTGCGTCCAGCGGGGGTCCACCGGTCTGGGCTTCAACATCGTGGGTGGAGAAGATGGAGAGGGGATCTTCATCTCCTTCATCCTGGCAGGAGGACCAGCAGACCTGAGCGGAGAGCTCCGGAAGGGAGACCAGATCCTCAGT gtGAACGGTGTGGATCTCAGGTATGCGACACATGaacaggcagcagcagctctgaagaACGCCGGACAGACTGTTACCATCGTAGCACAGTACAGACCTGAAG AGTACAGTCGCTTTGAAGCAAAGATCCATGACCTGAGGGAGCAGATGATGAACAGCTCATCTGGAAGTCTGAGAGCCAACCGCAGCTTCTACCTCAG GGCATTGTTTGACTATGATAAGCAGTGGGACTGTGGCGTCCTATCACAAGCTCTGGACTTTAACTTTGGGGAGGTGCTCCATGTGATGGACAGCGCAGATGATGAGTGGTGGCAGGCCAGACGGGTGAACCAGCAGGGGGAGCTGGAGGAAGTGGGATACATCCCGTCCAAACACAG agtgGAGAGAAAAGAGTGGTCACGCATGAAGAGTAAAG GTCGGGAAGGTTTCGTCCACAGCTACGAGCTCATCACTCAAATTGAAG TGGACTATGCTCGTCCCGTCATCATCCTGGGGCCGACCAAAGACAGAGTCAACGACGACCTGCTCTCCGAGTTCCCCGACAAGTTTGGCTCCTGCGTCCCTC ACACAACTCGCCCTCGGAGGGACTATGAGGTCGACGGGCGGGACTACCACTTTGTGGGGTCACGGGAACAGATGGAGCGAGACATCCAGTCCCATCGCTTCATCGAGGCGGGCCAGTACAACAACCACCTCTACGGGACGTCGGTGCAGAGCGTCAGACAGGTGGCCGAGCAG gggaaacactgcatcCTGGACGTGTCAGCCAACGCAGTGAGGAGGCTGCAGGCGGCTCAGCTTCACCCCATCGCCATCTTCATCAGACCTCGCTCACTGGAGAACATCCT ggatcTGAACAAGCGTCTGTCAGAGGACCAGGCGAGGAAAGCTCTGGATCGAGCCATCAAACTGGAACAAGACTTCCTGGAGTGTTTCACAG CCATCGTGCACGGCGACAGTTTCGAGGAGGTGTACCACCTGGTCAAAGCCGTCATCGAGGAGCAGAGCGGCCCTTATATCTGGGTTCCCGCTCGTGACAGACTCTGA